In Microbulbifer pacificus, the genomic stretch ATGTGTTCAACATTCAAAACCCTGGCAAACATGCTGGGGCTTTTTTATTTCCGGAAAAATTGTTTTTCCGGTTATTTCAGATTTTTCACCTGTCGTTTTTGGTTTTTTCCGACATAGACTTCAAAACGGTTTTTTTTCGGTCGCAGGCAAGACAATTTGGGACAATTTTTTCAGCTCCTGCGTGATATTCCTTGCGGTTCTGTGCGTAGCAATACGCCCAGTAGGAATAATAAATAGAAGTGCGAAGGAGCTAATAACTTGAAAATGAAAACGCTAGCGACGGTGATCGCGTCAGCTGTCTGTACCAGCAGCATGGCCGCGGCAGTCACCAGTCATCCGTCTCAGGTCGTGCAGCAAATCAAGGCTGCGCAATTTACTGAAATTAAAAAATCGACAATCCAACAACGGGAAACCGCGATTCCAGACAGGCGCCGCCCCGGTGGCGTAAACCAGCAGATCCGCCCGGCCTCCAGCGCAGATAAGTTCGCCGATGAACCAGAGCGCAGCGGAGAGGATGTGTATATCATCCGCCTGCAGGACCAACCGGTAGCCACCTACGACGGCCGAGTAAAAGGCTACGCCGCCACCGCCAAAAGTGCTCTGCGCGCCGAAGCGGAACAGGGACTCTTGGCCGCCCCGCGCGGCCCCCGCGGACTGAACACAGTTCAGAAAAACCGCGCTCTCGGTTACAAGAATTACCTGCTGGACAAGCAGCAGACCGTGGTACAGGAAGCCCGCGCCCTGGGCGTGAAGCGCGCACCGCGACTGCAGTTCACCGATGCCATCAACGGCTTCACCATGAAGATGACCCAGGCGCAGGCAAGGGAGCTGGCCAAGCTGCCGCAGGTGGCCTTTGTGCAGCGCTCCGACACGCTGCAGCTGCACACCGACCGCGGCCCGGAATTTATCGGTGCCGACAAGATCTGGAACGGCGAGACGTCTACCAGCAGCCTGAAGCAGAAGGGTGAGGGCATGATCGTCGGTATCCTGGATACCGGCGTCAACACCGATCACGCCGCCTTCGCCGACGTCGGTGACGACGGTTACGACCACAACAACCCCTGGGGCGAAGGCGTCTACGTGGGTGACTGTGCCACCGGTGCGGCCACCTGTAATGACAAGCTGATCGGCGTCTGGAGCTGGCCTTTTATCACCGACACCTTCGATGGTGTGCGCCCGGCCAGCGGCGAGGACTACAACGGACACGGCAGCCACACCGCCAGTACCGCGGCGGGCAACGTGGTGCACAATGTGCCCTACCTGGGCGGCGTGCCGGGCGACGGCGACGGTATTCCCAGTGGTTTCGAATTCGAGCAGGTATCGGGTGTCGCTCCCCACGCCAACATTATCTCCTATCAGGTCTGCTTTCCGGCCAATGGCGGTTGCCCGACCGAAGTGATGTTGAAAGCGGTAGATCAGGCCATTCAGGACGGCGTAGACGTTATCAACTTTTCCATTGGTGGTGGCGATCGCTTCCCATGGGAGGATGCTACCGCCCTGGCTTTCCTGTCCGCGCGCGAAGCGGGTATTTCCGTGTCGGCTTCTGCCGGTAACGCCGGCAAGGGTTTCTACACCCTGTCCCACACTGCGCCCTGGTACACCTCGGTAGCCGCGAGCACCACCGACCGCGTGATGGAAATCACCGGTAACACGATCGAGATGAGTGGCGGCGCTACTACTCCGCCGACCTTCTACACCAACGACAAGGCCGGCTTCTCAGAAGGTAGTGTGACCGGCACACCGGTCATCGCCGCGGACTACGGCGATGAAAAGTGCCTCAACGAGTTCGCCCCCAACACCTTCACCAGCGACCAGATCGTGATCTGTAAACGCGGTGAAAACGCCCGCGTAACCAAGGGCTTCAATGTACAGGCCGGCGGTGCCGGCGGCATCATCGTCTACAACGAACCCTTCTACAGCGGCATAACGAAGGCAGAGACGGAGGTGTTCAACGATATCTATCCACTGCCGGCTCTGCATATCAAGAACGCCCCGGGCAACCGGTTGCTGAACTGGGTCAACGACGGCGGCACCGATCACAGCATCACCATCACCGGCGGCAGCATTAGCCGCACTCTTGATGAAAGCGCCGGCGACATGCTCGCGGAGTTCTCCTCCCGTGGCCCGGCCACGCACTTCACCGGTAGCCTGGCACCGCATATCAGCGCCCCCGGTGTGGGTATTCTCGCTGCCTACGCCGACGAGCACCCCTTCTCGGAATCCCTCTCCCAGGACTGGGGCATGCTGAACGGCACCTCCATGGCCAGCCCCCATGTGGCCGGCGCCATGACCCTGGTGCGCCAGGCACATCCGGACTGGACCGCTGCAGAAGTGCAGTCCGCGCTGCTGATGACCGCGTCCGAGACAGTGCTCGAAGAAATCAACGCCTATAACGATCCGCGTCCGGCGCACACCTACCGCGCTGGTGCCGGTCGTGTAGACGTGGCCGCCGCCGTGGACGCCGGTCTGGTGATGGACGAGACCGCAGCCAACTTCGAATTCGCCAACCCGAGAAACGGCGGCGACGTGAAGCAGCTGAATCTGCCGCAGCTGGCCGACAACAACTGCCGCAGAAACTGTTCCTGGATCCGCACCGTACGCGCCACCCGCGATGGCAGCTGGACCGTGAGCAACGGCGACTGGACCTACGATGTGTGGAATACCGGCGACGGCGAGATGCCGGTGGCGGGTGCCAAAATCGAGGCTTTCCCGGCAAGCTTCAGCCTCAAGGCGGGCGAGACCCAGACCATCGTGTTCCGTGCTGACCTGACCGACGTTCAGTTCGAGAACAACACCATGCTCGGCGGCCTGGATAACCTGGAGCAAATGGAGCTGTGGAGCCAGGTACGCTTTAAAGCCAGCGACGCTTCAATTCCCGACGCACACTGGCCAGTATCCATCAATTTCGACCGCGCCGGCCTGCCCAGCATCGTGAATATCGAAGCGCACCGCGACAACGGCAGCTACCACCTCAAGGATTTGCCGCTGCCGGCGATGAATAACATCGTCTACCGCGGCTTCACCCCGGTGAAGGCGACCGTTGAGAACGTCACCCTGCCCCAGGACGAAAACCACTTCCCGATTCGCATGGACGGCGACTACGGTCCCGGCCACGCGCGGGTGACCCTGCATGACGTGCCGGCAAACACCGCGCGCTTTGTGGTCGAGGTACTGGAAAATGTGTCCGGACCTGGCTGGTACGAGGAAAAAAGTCGCTGGCTGGACGGCTGGATGACTGTTTATATCGGCCGTGATGCAGACGGCGACGGCGAAGCGGACATCGATACCGAACTGCTGTGCGCCTCCACTACCCAGATCCAGCTCAACTACTGCAGCATCACCAACCCGGATGCCGGCAGCTACTGGGTGTTGGTGGAAAACGCGCGCATGTGGGCCGCCGATTACGTGGAGTATGAAGGTGTCGAGCTGATCGATACCTACAAGGTAGCCACCGCCATGGTGCCGAAAAGCTTCGGCGGTCTGCAGGTCGAGGGACCGGCGAACACCGACGGCAGCAAAGCCGTGAACCTGGACCTAGGCTGGACCCTGAGCGGCCTGGAGGAAGGTGATGTCGCCTACACCGGCTTCGATATCGGCACCGGCAACGCACCGGGCAGCCTCGGCTTCGTGCCGGTCAAACTGACCCGCGGCGTCGACGATGTCAGCCTCGCTACCAGTCAGACACAGGCCATTGGTGGCGACATCATCGATGTCTCCGTGCATGTACTGGAAAACAACTCCGGTATCGACCGCGAGATCGATCTGATCAGCCAGCTGCCGGAAGGCCTGACCCTGGTGGAAGACTCGGTGAAAATCAACAATCCGTTGATGCGCGACAAGCTCACCGTGGATGGCAACCTCATCCGCGTGAACGGTGTGCAGGAAAACTCCCAGGACTGGGCGCGGGACTACGTGATCACCACCAATGAAAACGACCAGTTGTGTCGCACGCCCACTTACGGTGGCCCCAACGATGGTGGCTTTGTCGGCCTGTTCCAGAACTACAACATAGTGCCGGACATGGGCGGTAATGCGACCGAGTGGGTAAACCCGGAGTTCCGCATTCCGTTGAGCCGCTTCTGGGGTGAAAACGCCGGCATGAACCTGTACCACAACGAGGATTACTACGCCTCTCCGTGGATGGTGGTATCGCCACAGGGCTACGTTGCACTGGAGCACTCCTGGGATCCCTCACACCACCTTGCGCACGTGAAATTTCCCTACTACTCCGACCCTTATTCGCCGTTTATCGGCGTATTCTGGAGAGGTATGGTGAACGATCAAAGCTGGTTCGGCGCCGACGTTGACGCCCTCGGCACACCGCTGAACCAGACTTACGACAAGACTGAAGGTTCCGGTATTGCGATGGCCTGGGCCAAGGATCCGGCAAATAATATCGACGATATTATTATCGAGTGGGTCAACGCCCGCACCCAGAACCTCGATGTCGGCTGGACTGGCGGCAGCGTAACCAGCGAGAAGGCGGACCGCTACAACTTCGACCTGATCGTGCACAAGGGCTACCGCTACGGCGAGGGTGAATACGAATTCACCATGGCCTACGGCGACCTGGACTTTGCCGGCGAACCCGGTGCCGGCTCCGTGGGCCTGCACGGTAACTACGGCCCGCTGGATATCTTCGGCTATCCCTACTTTTTCAACCTGGAAAAGGGTCGGAGCTTCGCCTACAACGACCTGGACACCAAACTGAAAAAGGATCTCGTGGTCTGCTACGACTACGTGGGCCCGGAATCCACCCAGTTTGATCTGAGCTTCCAGGTGCGCGTAGCCGAAACCGCGACCGGACAGGATCTGGAACTGGCCTTCGTGAGCGATATCGACGGTATGGCACAGGAAGTGAAGAGTCAGATCATCGTGGTGCCCAGCAACCTGATCCTGACGCCGTTCAAAGACCACACCATGGACGAGAACACCACGCTGGAAGGCATCGAGGTGGTCTACCTGGACAAGGACCAGGCACCCAACCTGATCACCGTCAGCGGCGCGCACATCACCGCGCACGTATCCGGGAACACCTCCGGTTCCACCATCAGCATCACACCCGATGCCAACTGGTACGGTGAAACGCAAATCACCGTCACCGTCGCCGATGAGCAGGTACCGGCGGATAAAGCCAGTCAGACATTCACACTGACCGTAGTATCCGACAGCGAAGAGCCGGGCTGTACCGACATGAACGCGGACAACTACAACGAAAACGCCACTAAGGATGACGGCAGCTGTACCTATCCGCAGCCTGAACCGGAACCGGAGCCTCAACCACAACCGGAAGAGCCCAAGAAGAAAAAGAAAAAATCCGGCGGTTCTACCGGAACCCTTATGCTCGGGCTGCTGATCGCCCTCGGGCTGGGTCGCCGCCTCCGGTGGGCAACCAGGAAATGAGTAATGTGCGAGTAACGTACGTTATCTGAGGTTCCATACTAGACGCGAACTTCGAGTTCACCCGCTTGAGCCCCGCCCGCAAGGTCGGGGCTATTTTCTTTTAAAAAGACGCAAGAAATTCACCTCGCATATCAAAAAAATCCGAAAAACAGAATTTTTTCCTGCGCCCATTTTCATACAAATTTTTCGCCGCCGAATCCGTAATCGCCCATTTACAGTAACAAAGGCTTTGCCTGCACGACGGATTTCCAGCCGCTGTGGCAAAACCGCTTTTTCTGGATCAGAAGGTATTCAGAAAACACAAATAATTAAAAAATCCAATAAATTAGGGGCATCCTGATGCAGCATAAAAATCCAATATTCAGGCGAAGTATGATCGCAACGCTGACCGCACTCTATGTCGGCGGCGCGCTCTCCGCATCGTCACCCGGAGCAACCTCCGGTTCTACATTTCACCAACCCACCTTTACCACCGAGGAACTGGAAGCCCTGCAAATACAGCGCGCCAGTGCACTCGAGGGGGACATCTACGTCGGCGGCAAAGGCAAGCCCAATCGTCACAAGGCCATTGCACCTGCGGATGTGTTTCAGCCACAACCCGGTGTGACCGGTCGCCAGCAGTATATCGTTCAGCTGGAAGACAAACCGGTCGCCACTTACGACGGTGGACTTGAGGGTTACGCCCCGACCAGGGCCAACAAGAATCGCGCGGTGATGGTGCGCGATCGTGTATTAATGAGCAGCGCTCCGGTAAAGGCCTACAGCCAGCACCTGCTGGATCGCCAGTCGACACTGCTGCGCAAGTCGCAAAGTGCCGGCGCCAACATCGCCGTCAAACGCAATTTCACCCTGGCCAACAACGCCATGCTAGTGGAAATGACCCAGGACGACGCCGAAATCATGGCGCGCCAGCCGGGCGTCAAGCGCATCACGCCCAACCGTATTTTCCAGCTGAACACCGACCGCGGTCCGGAGTTTATCGGCGCGACCAGACTCTGGGATGGCAGCGGCTCTCCATCCGGCCTGAACGTCAAGGGTGAGGGTATGGTGGTCGGTATTGTCGATACCGGCATCAACACGGACCACCCGGCGTTTGCCGGCGACAACTTTGATCCCGCCGGCAATCCCCTCGGCAATGGCGTCTACGCCGGTGACTGCGCCAGTGACGCCAGCCTGTGTAACGACAAACTGATCGGTGTCTTCTCCTATCCGGAGATCACCGATGTCTACCGTGCACCGGAATTCCAGGAGAGGCCCTGGGATACCAAAATGATTCGCCCCGCGAACGGTGAGGACTACCACGGGCACGGCTCGCACACCGCCAGTACCGTCGCCGGCAACCGCATCGAAAATACTCCGCTGCAGGGCTTCGATGGCAGCGCCACCAGTGACGGTGTGGATCTGGATTTCCAGTTTCCACACACCTCCGGTGTGGCACCGGAAGCACGCATCATGGCCTTCCAGGTGTGCTGGCCGGGTAACGGCGGCGATCCCTATGCGGGGTGCCCCGAATCTGCGCTGCTGTCCGCATTCGAGGACGCCATCGCCAGCGGCGTGGTGGACGTAATCAACTTCTCCATTGGCGGCGCCGAGAACTTCCCCTGGGACGACCCGATGGAACTGGCCTTCCTGTCCGCGCGCGAGGCGGGTATTTCCGTGGCCGCCGCCGCAGGCAACTCCGGCCCCAACTACTTCAGCGCCGACCACACGTCGCCCTGGGTGACCACCGTCGGAGCGTCAACCCACGACCGCGTGATGAGTGCGGGCGACAAAACCCTGTCCGGCTTCGAGGGCAGCGGTTACATGTCCTACACGGAAATCCCCGGCAAGAGTTTCAGCGGCGGTATTACCGGCGAAGTGGTGCTGGCGGAGAACTATCCCGACCCGGATACCAGTGATGAATACACTGCGGCGTCGTGTAATGTTCCTTTCCCGGCAGGAACCTTTACCGCGGATCAGATTGTTATCTGTGAGCGCGGCGTTATCGCGCGGGTGGAAAAAGCGCAGAACGTGGCCGCCGGCGGCGCCGGCGGTTTTATCCTGCAGAACCTGTCCACCAGCGAAACGGTAGTGGCGGACAGCTATGTGCTCCCCGGTATCCACGTGGAGGCGAAATACCGCTGGACCCTCAAAAACTGGGTGAACAGCAGCGCCGGCACCGCGCGGGCGACCATCAGCGACTTCACCAACAGCTACGAGTTTGTCGCCGAGGAAGGCAACAACCTGGCAGTCTTCAGCTCCATGGGTCCGAGCCGCACCAACGACACCCTGGTGCCGGACCTGACAGCACCCGGGGTACAGAT encodes the following:
- a CDS encoding S8 family serine peptidase codes for the protein MKTLATVIASAVCTSSMAAAVTSHPSQVVQQIKAAQFTEIKKSTIQQRETAIPDRRRPGGVNQQIRPASSADKFADEPERSGEDVYIIRLQDQPVATYDGRVKGYAATAKSALRAEAEQGLLAAPRGPRGLNTVQKNRALGYKNYLLDKQQTVVQEARALGVKRAPRLQFTDAINGFTMKMTQAQARELAKLPQVAFVQRSDTLQLHTDRGPEFIGADKIWNGETSTSSLKQKGEGMIVGILDTGVNTDHAAFADVGDDGYDHNNPWGEGVYVGDCATGAATCNDKLIGVWSWPFITDTFDGVRPASGEDYNGHGSHTASTAAGNVVHNVPYLGGVPGDGDGIPSGFEFEQVSGVAPHANIISYQVCFPANGGCPTEVMLKAVDQAIQDGVDVINFSIGGGDRFPWEDATALAFLSAREAGISVSASAGNAGKGFYTLSHTAPWYTSVAASTTDRVMEITGNTIEMSGGATTPPTFYTNDKAGFSEGSVTGTPVIAADYGDEKCLNEFAPNTFTSDQIVICKRGENARVTKGFNVQAGGAGGIIVYNEPFYSGITKAETEVFNDIYPLPALHIKNAPGNRLLNWVNDGGTDHSITITGGSISRTLDESAGDMLAEFSSRGPATHFTGSLAPHISAPGVGILAAYADEHPFSESLSQDWGMLNGTSMASPHVAGAMTLVRQAHPDWTAAEVQSALLMTASETVLEEINAYNDPRPAHTYRAGAGRVDVAAAVDAGLVMDETAANFEFANPRNGGDVKQLNLPQLADNNCRRNCSWIRTVRATRDGSWTVSNGDWTYDVWNTGDGEMPVAGAKIEAFPASFSLKAGETQTIVFRADLTDVQFENNTMLGGLDNLEQMELWSQVRFKASDASIPDAHWPVSINFDRAGLPSIVNIEAHRDNGSYHLKDLPLPAMNNIVYRGFTPVKATVENVTLPQDENHFPIRMDGDYGPGHARVTLHDVPANTARFVVEVLENVSGPGWYEEKSRWLDGWMTVYIGRDADGDGEADIDTELLCASTTQIQLNYCSITNPDAGSYWVLVENARMWAADYVEYEGVELIDTYKVATAMVPKSFGGLQVEGPANTDGSKAVNLDLGWTLSGLEEGDVAYTGFDIGTGNAPGSLGFVPVKLTRGVDDVSLATSQTQAIGGDIIDVSVHVLENNSGIDREIDLISQLPEGLTLVEDSVKINNPLMRDKLTVDGNLIRVNGVQENSQDWARDYVITTNENDQLCRTPTYGGPNDGGFVGLFQNYNIVPDMGGNATEWVNPEFRIPLSRFWGENAGMNLYHNEDYYASPWMVVSPQGYVALEHSWDPSHHLAHVKFPYYSDPYSPFIGVFWRGMVNDQSWFGADVDALGTPLNQTYDKTEGSGIAMAWAKDPANNIDDIIIEWVNARTQNLDVGWTGGSVTSEKADRYNFDLIVHKGYRYGEGEYEFTMAYGDLDFAGEPGAGSVGLHGNYGPLDIFGYPYFFNLEKGRSFAYNDLDTKLKKDLVVCYDYVGPESTQFDLSFQVRVAETATGQDLELAFVSDIDGMAQEVKSQIIVVPSNLILTPFKDHTMDENTTLEGIEVVYLDKDQAPNLITVSGAHITAHVSGNTSGSTISITPDANWYGETQITVTVADEQVPADKASQTFTLTVVSDSEEPGCTDMNADNYNENATKDDGSCTYPQPEPEPEPQPQPEEPKKKKKKSGGSTGTLMLGLLIALGLGRRLRWATRK